Proteins encoded in a region of the Elizabethkingia bruuniana genome:
- the prfH gene encoding peptide chain release factor H encodes MEKLIQITSGRGPLECQWVVAKILKVFLEEVKQEKIDYKIIHRENGDENLTLKSVTLLLKDKEIITFLKSWLGSICWVGKSTYRKLHKRSNWFVGVFEIEDAEKNHFDEKDVQFQTTRSQGSGGQNVNKVNTAVRATHIPTGESVFVQDSRSQLENKKLSITRLKEKVMAQHILQMQRRMQDTWSNHMQVQRGNPIRTYSGTDFKKNHQDKSFKKQRQFLKNELKNYRNELN; translated from the coding sequence ATGGAAAAACTCATACAAATAACTTCGGGAAGAGGACCTTTAGAATGCCAGTGGGTAGTTGCTAAGATTCTGAAGGTTTTCCTGGAGGAAGTAAAACAAGAAAAAATAGATTATAAAATTATCCATCGTGAAAACGGTGATGAGAACCTGACATTAAAATCCGTAACCCTGCTTTTAAAGGATAAAGAAATAATAACATTTCTAAAAAGCTGGTTAGGAAGTATTTGTTGGGTCGGAAAGAGTACATACAGAAAGCTGCACAAAAGGAGTAATTGGTTTGTTGGAGTATTTGAAATTGAAGATGCAGAAAAAAATCATTTTGATGAAAAAGACGTTCAGTTTCAGACAACTCGCAGCCAGGGGAGCGGAGGACAGAATGTAAACAAAGTAAATACAGCGGTTCGTGCTACCCATATACCAACCGGAGAAAGTGTTTTTGTACAGGATTCCCGATCACAGCTGGAGAATAAAAAATTATCAATTACACGTTTAAAAGAAAAGGTAATGGCACAGCATATTTTGCAAATGCAGCGCAGAATGCAGGATACCTGGAGCAATCATATGCAGGTACAGCGCGGAAATCCGATTCGTACTTATTCCGGAACAGATTTTAAAAAGAATCATCAGGATAAATCCTTTAAAAAACAAAGGCAGTTCCTCAAAAATGAGCTAAAAAATTACAGAAATGAACTTAACTAA
- a CDS encoding tetratricopeptide repeat protein, protein MNLTKNKYYFEALDHYPYSIPDCVEALNYALSYDPQDADSLCLMARVYSEILKDYNTAKVYFEEAMKNDVTSISIPHFYIKCLLYNEDYEEAEKLIAYSLTLKGINKADILFLRSILKERKGKIKKALKILSEVREYIFDEGMVHQLEDRKKFLKGKISRKKKKKA, encoded by the coding sequence ATGAACTTAACTAAAAACAAATATTATTTCGAAGCTTTAGATCATTATCCTTACAGTATACCGGATTGTGTAGAAGCTCTGAATTATGCTTTGTCTTATGATCCTCAGGATGCGGATAGTCTCTGTCTTATGGCCAGAGTGTATTCCGAAATACTAAAAGATTATAATACTGCGAAGGTATATTTTGAAGAAGCCATGAAAAATGATGTGACCAGTATCAGTATACCTCATTTTTATATTAAATGTCTGCTGTATAATGAAGACTATGAAGAGGCCGAAAAGCTAATTGCTTATAGTCTTACACTGAAAGGAATCAATAAAGCAGATATTCTATTCTTAAGATCTATCTTAAAGGAACGAAAAGGAAAAATAAAAAAAGCTTTAAAGATATTATCAGAAGTCAGGGAATATATCTTTGACGAGGGAATGGTACATCAGCTTGAGGACCGGAAAAAGTTTCTTAAAGGGAAAATATCCCGAAAAAAGAAAAAGAAAGCCTGA
- the meaB gene encoding methylmalonyl Co-A mutase-associated GTPase MeaB — protein sequence MAKTLSTEQLIDGIRSNNTRLLGKAISLVESKKPEHRVQAEELLKQLMPFTGKSVRVGITGVPGAGKSTFIESFGKLAIEKGNKVAVLAIDPSSSLNHGSILGDKTRMEELAKDPNAFIRPSPSGGFLGGIANTTFETMLICEAAGYDYILIETVGVGQSEVMVADITDVFLFLKVSGTGDELQGIKRGIMEMVDIIFINKADEDNNPAAKNAKLELMRALHFITHKNKIWKVPVILGSALKKKGLEECYERIEDYIFQKHKDNSFEEERHQQAEKRFDYWVKELILSKTRSSKELEDAYNEHKKNASELAVNPISEAKDFVKKLFNE from the coding sequence ATGGCTAAAACGCTTTCTACAGAACAGCTTATTGACGGAATCAGAAGCAATAATACCCGATTGCTGGGAAAAGCCATTTCTCTTGTTGAAAGCAAAAAACCAGAACACCGCGTGCAAGCGGAAGAGCTTCTGAAACAACTCATGCCTTTTACCGGAAAATCGGTAAGAGTAGGAATAACAGGAGTTCCGGGTGCCGGAAAATCTACTTTTATAGAAAGCTTCGGAAAATTGGCTATTGAAAAAGGAAATAAAGTTGCGGTACTGGCCATAGATCCTAGTAGTAGTCTGAATCACGGAAGTATCCTGGGGGATAAAACCAGAATGGAAGAACTGGCTAAAGACCCGAATGCTTTTATCCGGCCCAGTCCTAGTGGCGGATTTCTTGGAGGAATAGCCAATACAACATTCGAGACGATGCTAATTTGCGAAGCTGCAGGATATGATTATATATTAATTGAAACTGTTGGTGTAGGGCAGAGCGAAGTAATGGTGGCAGATATTACAGATGTTTTTCTGTTTCTGAAAGTTTCCGGTACCGGAGATGAGTTACAGGGGATAAAACGAGGCATAATGGAGATGGTAGATATTATTTTCATTAACAAAGCCGATGAAGATAATAATCCGGCAGCAAAGAACGCTAAACTTGAGTTGATGCGGGCTCTTCATTTTATAACACATAAGAATAAAATCTGGAAAGTTCCGGTTATTTTAGGTTCTGCATTAAAGAAGAAAGGACTGGAAGAATGTTATGAAAGAATAGAAGACTATATCTTTCAGAAGCATAAAGACAATTCTTTTGAAGAAGAGCGCCACCAACAGGCTGAAAAGAGATTCGATTATTGGGTAAAAGAACTAATTCTGAGTAAAACAAGATCGTCTAAAGAATTGGAAGATGCTTACAATGAACATAAAAAAAATGCTTCAGAGTTGGCGGTAAATCCTATCTCTGAAGCAAAAGATTTTGTTAAGAAGCTATTTAACGAGTAA
- a CDS encoding DUF4251 domain-containing protein has translation MKKQVYIYLLAALTVTSVISCAASNKPTDIAKSEEVAKLVNQDSYTFIATRAYPMDQSTINNVMSAMRPAGAAATLFDLSYGYGFKIQPNELSVDLPYFGRIFTPSMDPSRNGLKFSSKKFTIAKKESKKKISYTINVNDVQNIQTLYIDVYNNGRAFLSVNANDRQPISYDGYIKATKAEK, from the coding sequence ATGAAAAAACAAGTATACATCTATCTATTAGCAGCATTAACTGTTACCTCTGTAATCTCATGTGCTGCGTCCAACAAGCCGACAGATATTGCTAAATCCGAAGAAGTTGCGAAATTAGTGAATCAGGATAGCTACACCTTTATTGCAACAAGAGCTTATCCCATGGATCAGTCGACCATCAATAATGTAATGAGTGCTATGAGACCAGCTGGTGCAGCTGCAACACTGTTTGACCTCAGCTATGGTTATGGTTTTAAAATACAACCCAATGAACTAAGTGTAGATCTGCCATATTTTGGCCGAATTTTCACACCGAGTATGGACCCTTCCCGAAACGGACTGAAGTTTAGTTCTAAAAAGTTTACGATTGCTAAAAAAGAAAGTAAGAAGAAAATATCTTATACTATAAATGTCAATGATGTACAAAATATTCAGACTTTGTATATAGACGTTTACAATAATGGAAGAGCATTTTTATCTGTAAATGCTAACGACAGACAGCCTATTAGCTATGACGGATACATTAAAGCTACAAAAGCTGAGAAATAA
- a CDS encoding M48 family metallopeptidase, with protein MKITSIIGAAAIAATFTSCVTNPITGRSSVQFADSNQINTMALQEYKTTLSKSKVVTGADATRVKTVGARIANAARNYYRSIGREQDLANYQWEFNLLQDKQLNAWCMPGGKVAVYTGILPVTKDDNGLAVVMGHEISHALAGHGNERISQATLAQYGGQLVGASLSNGQMASIFNQLYPMGAQVGLLAYGRKQESEADQMGLYLMAMAGYDPRTAPAFWQRMQDASGGASGTPAFLSTHPNPVNRKAALEAMMPKALEYYRAAGGKL; from the coding sequence ATGAAAATAACAAGCATTATAGGTGCAGCAGCTATTGCCGCAACTTTTACAAGTTGCGTAACCAATCCTATCACAGGAAGGTCGTCAGTACAATTTGCTGACTCTAATCAGATCAATACGATGGCTTTACAAGAGTACAAGACCACTTTGTCTAAATCTAAAGTCGTTACAGGTGCAGATGCAACACGTGTAAAAACTGTAGGAGCCCGGATTGCAAATGCGGCGAGAAACTATTACAGAAGTATTGGAAGAGAGCAGGATCTGGCAAATTACCAATGGGAATTCAATCTGCTTCAGGACAAACAACTAAATGCATGGTGTATGCCGGGAGGTAAAGTTGCGGTATATACAGGAATATTACCAGTAACTAAAGACGACAACGGTTTGGCTGTTGTAATGGGGCACGAAATATCCCATGCATTAGCAGGACACGGGAACGAAAGAATCTCTCAGGCTACATTAGCTCAATATGGCGGACAGCTGGTTGGTGCTTCACTTAGCAATGGCCAAATGGCCAGTATCTTCAATCAGTTATATCCTATGGGTGCTCAGGTAGGTCTTCTGGCTTATGGCAGAAAGCAGGAATCTGAAGCAGACCAAATGGGACTTTATCTGATGGCTATGGCGGGATATGATCCACGTACGGCACCGGCGTTCTGGCAAAGAATGCAAGATGCTTCGGGAGGAGCATCCGGTACTCCGGCATTCTTGTCGACCCACCCGAATCCGGTTAACAGAAAAGCAGCCTTAGAGGCTATGATGCCAAAAGCTTTGGAATATTACAGAGCTGCAGGAGGCAAATTATAA
- a CDS encoding outer membrane beta-barrel protein produces MKSKIQSTSVMKKLFIPVMLGAAAFAHAQVSLGVRANALFNTSSSRWSDISSTAQGALNNPKDVAGFNVGLSAKIKLPIVSLFVMPEIYYTNFKSKATYVEANGNSVELSAKSNRLDIPVMVGFDVIGPLSVFTGPVFSTNLSNNDTFQNFKEDTSKNFSVGYQFGANVKISKLIVNARYEGSFSKDQRKFINNVTGSGVNYDNRPSLFMVGLGYQF; encoded by the coding sequence ATGAAGTCAAAGATTCAATCGACCTCTGTAATGAAGAAATTATTCATTCCGGTAATGCTAGGTGCAGCAGCTTTTGCTCACGCACAGGTTAGTCTTGGTGTAAGAGCCAATGCGTTATTCAATACCTCATCTTCAAGATGGAGTGATATTAGCTCTACCGCACAAGGGGCTCTTAATAACCCTAAAGATGTTGCAGGTTTCAACGTAGGTCTTTCAGCGAAAATAAAGTTACCAATCGTTTCTTTATTCGTAATGCCGGAGATTTACTATACAAACTTCAAAAGTAAAGCTACGTATGTTGAGGCAAACGGAAACTCTGTTGAACTTTCTGCAAAAAGCAACAGATTGGATATTCCGGTAATGGTAGGTTTTGATGTTATCGGGCCATTAAGCGTATTTACAGGACCTGTATTCTCTACAAACTTATCCAACAACGATACATTCCAGAATTTTAAAGAAGATACCTCTAAGAACTTCTCTGTAGGTTATCAGTTCGGTGCGAATGTAAAGATCTCTAAATTGATTGTAAATGCACGTTATGAAGGCTCTTTCTCTAAAGACCAACGTAAATTCATCAACAATGTTACAGGTAGTGGTGTAAACTATGACAACAGACCAAGCTTATTTATGGTAGGTCTTGGATACCAGTTCTAA